The genomic DNA TTTAACGTTAAAATATAGAAGTGGTTATTTCCCTCAATATTAAATTCTAACCAacttttcaagaaaagaaaaataaaatagtacgCAAAACGATAATAATGGTAATATCGTCATACAATTATGGTGCATTAGGTACAaaagaatattataaaaatagatattGAACTATTTTAGCTTAAcgtcaaaacaaagaaaaaaataatttattcagtAATAGGTATTAATGTATTATTACTCTTTTCTAGAAGATTATTATCTAGATCGTGTATCTCGTTTTCCTGAAATCACGAACTAAATAATTTCATCTACACAATGTGCGTGacatattttttatatcattGAGAAAAATACTATAAAGTAAATTGACAGAGTCCGTActcgtctctcttttttttttcttttttgaaagaCAGTAAACAACCTTAGATCTTATTCGTTTTTCGCATAATATGTACCAGAGTTAAATATCAACAAGTCTTATTCCCGATCGCCTTGCCCACTCAAACGTACGTACTAATTATGAGTCTTTATAACACTAAATAATTCGTCTAAACTTAATAACTATTCGATCGCAAATCAATATGTGGTGCTTGTTAAATTGTCCGTTAAAAAGTTgacagtgtttttttttttttgctaaacaaaGCTGACAGTGTTGTGTTCGTCGTGTTTTAAATGTTACAAAAGTAACATTTGTTTGTCGTGAATATCAAAGATACAACCACTGAACCACCTAAATGTttttgacgacaaaaaaaaaaaaaccacctaAATGTTCAACAATTAATTACAACCACTTAAATTAATACTTGTACTTGTGAATGTTGAACATTTAGgtggtatttttttttgaatattgaacatttaggtggtttaaaaaaaaaaccacacaaTCACTCAAATATTCAACGCACACAACACAAGTACACAACCATACGTACTTGTGAATGTACTGAACACTTTAAcgtaccatatatataatagaagaGAAATACCCTAGGAAAAGCGAAccaaaacagtaaaaataaaattaaaattagatacGAACACTTTGACAGTTCAATATATCGAAGGGTTCTTTGTTTATGGGGTTTTAGGATTTTCAGTAGAGAGGAAGCTTGTCGAGCGTCCAGTTTTTAATTGTCTGGTgcaaatagtctttataaactACACTCTCGAATTTAGGAGGACTCTCGTCTCCGGTAAGCTCCGGCAAAGGTCCGACCAACAAATCACCCCTAGGCGCAACAAAAACCGGCCACGAAATCCTCAAATTCTCCTTATCCAACGTTGCTCTGTGAACCACGTTCTTGAACCTCCCATTGCTCATCCTCTGCAATTAATTGAATGCATAAATCAAATCCTAAACGTTTCCAactacaaaataagaaaatataaaaactaagaAGAAACATAATAAACGAGACCATGAGTTGATCGCCGATGATAACAACCACAGCTGAGTTGATATACTTGACGTCCAACCATTGTTCATCCTTGAAGACTTGAAGTCCAGGAACCTCATTGGGGGCGAGAAGTGTGATTGCACCTATATCGGTGTGCACCGCGGCTCCTAAGGCTAATTCTGATTCTCGAGAAGGTGGATAGTAATTAACCCTAATCACATACTCTGCCATTTCACCACCTAAACTTTGCGTCAACGCAACGCGAGGTAACCCTAATCCCTCTGATAACCAACCAAGAATCTTCTCTGTTAGCTTCTTCATATGCCTTGTGTACTCCTCATTCACCTCCCTGAAACCGCCATGCATGTCCCAAATTATCAACGAAATTCcaacttttaaattatatttgagattttgataGGAAATAATTTATAACCTAAAACATGAGTCAGTCTAAATCATTACGAATTGGTTTCAAAAATTCTAACTCATGATATTACTGTTTTATTAGGAAACGGACGTATACCTGTATTGGGGAGGATTCTTAGGCCAATCTTTATAGTTGATGATTGAGGGTGGGGAGAGTCTGTGAAACAGATGTTCGTCCCAAGCCCTAATACCTTCTAGATAGTTTCTCTTGTACCCCTCAAAGTCTTCCTCTTTCGCCACGGCTTCCTTTTCTGCCTCCGGGAGGTCGAAAAACTGCTTCCCAACTACTTGCAGTTGCCGCATCAGCTCGGTCGGAATCCCGTGGTTAACCACCTGAAAAACTCCCCATTCTTCACTCGCTTTCGTCACCTCACGCACCAAAAGCTCTTCATCAGAAACGCTTAGATCAACGACGGGAATGTCCAGTTCCAGGCTTCCCCGAAGAGTTGAGCTCGCCAACTGCTTACACAAAGATgggagagatgaagaagatgtgttGTTTTTTCTCTCGTCCTCCATGGCTTCACTCTAGTGTCGAAGTTGGTTTTTCTTATAGTGATAGGtgtgagaggagaagagaaggcTAAAAGGGGCTTAAATAGGGGGTAAGTTTGTTATGCACAAACCTACTATCAGGATTTTAATTCATTGGTGTCGGCAGTGTGATCGATGTATTAGATTGCATGCATGTTTATACCATTTTTGTAAATTGGTTGTTTATTTACCCTTTATTTATTGGAGGTatttaaaacaacaaacaaaaaattgaaattcacATACAAATCTCCCACCTCGGTTATAATCGGAACCATTATTGGATGTAACTTTTTAGAATTATGAATTATCAACGAAAATAAATACAACTCATGTCATCCTAATAGTTGTTATATGGCATGGAAAACGTTATGCGTCCATcgtaatatatattgaaataagATAAAATGTCTACATCACATATtggacattttattaattaacaaagAACAGTAAACTTATTGCAATCAAATTGAATAAACAGTGTAtgaattagttttaaaatcagTATTCTAAAGAACAACAGTGTAGGTAGCTGCCTAGAGGACACTTACTAGCTAGGCGCCCAATAATAAACCGTGGCGACAATATACGAAATTATACGTCTCTGTTGTTAAGCAGAGTTAGACGACTTCAGACGGTTTTAACTATAGCAACTGGTTAGATATCTTCTAGCATCAAACCTCACAGACAATTAACCTTTGCTAGCTTCAGACCTTACCTATGGTTTTGGATAGACACCTCTGCTCCGCATAGATATATGGTATGGTCTAGCTTTACGCCATCATATTGATGacaacataaacaaatacaGCAAGTTAAACTGATCATGTGTTTTATAATGTGCACTAGTTAACAATAAAtggttttcgttttattttgtgCAGTTGTGCTATACGTGAATataatatcttaatatttttttgtaaaaattaaatatcgtAATTTAGTTACTAACCAGTTCAAATTAATAgtctttattaattatgtatacTAGACTGTCTAGTCTAGACACCACACTATCACACTAACATATATAGTACACCGGagtaactctatatatatatgtatatgttctATAATAGCAAAGTCTCCTCATACGCTCTCAAATCAGTATGTGGTGCCTGTAAAATTGTCCGTTAAAAAGATGACGTGTAAATGTGGTCGTCGTGTTttaaatgttaacaaaaaagtaaaatttcctCTTCGTGAATATAATTAGATCGACAGTTAAATGTACCATCCCCAAAGAAGAAACTAAGCAGAAGAAAGAACAATAATCATTTGGACGTAActcaaaaaggaaacaaataaattgaCGACANNNNNNNNNNNNNNNNNNNNNNNNNNNNNNNNNNNNNNNNNNNNNNNNNNNNNNNNNNNNNNNatcaaaaaaaaaaaaaaagatactatATACGAACACTTGGACAGTACTGATCATAAATTATTGAGGAAATCATAGGGTTTTCAGTAGAGATGAATCTTTATAAACTATATAGCTTGTCGAGCGCCCAGTTTTTCATCGTCTGCTgcaaatagtctttataaactATAGTCTCGAATTTAGGAGGATTCTCGTCTCCGGTAAGCTCCGGCAAAGGTCCGACGGACATATCATCCCTAGGCGCAACTAAAAACGGCCAAGAaatcctcaatctttccttatCCAACGTTGCTCTGTGAAGCACGTTCTTGTACCTCCCGTTGCTCATCCTCTGCAAttaattaaatccaaaaatgaaTTCTCGAACATTTCCAACTCTAATAaactctatatatgtatatataacataataactaaatgaaaaaaaaaaaaaaaaaaagtcaatgcATGAGACCATGAGTTGATCGCCGATGAAAACAATCACAGCGGAGTTGATATAGTTAACGTCCATCCATTGTTCGTCCTTGAAGACTTGAAGTCCAGGAACCTCATTGGGGATGATGAGTGTGATTGCCCCTATATCGGTGTGCGCCGCACCTCCTAAGGCTAATTCCGATTTTGGAGACGGCTGATAGTAATTGATCCTAATCAAATACTCTGCCGTTTCACCACCTAAACTTTGCAACAACGCCACGGGGGATAACCCTAGTCCCGCTGATAACCAACCAAGAATTTTCTCCGTTAGCTTCTTCATATGCCTTGTGTACTCCTCATTCACCTCCCTGAAACAGCCACGTCCCAATatatcaacaaattaaaatttggtaATTTCTTAATGAAGCAaagtttaacatatataaacatgaGTCAGTCCACCTTATTGCTGATTGGTTTTCAAATAATAACTCGTACGGGTACGTACGTTACCTGTATTGGGGAGGATTCTTAGGCCAATATTCATAATTGACGATTGAGGGTGGTGAGAGtctgtgaaagagatgttcgtCCCAAGCCTCAATACCTTCTAGATAGTTCCTCCTGTATCCTTCGAAGTCCTCCCCTTTCGCCATAGCTTCCTTTTCTGCCTTCGGGAGGTCGAAAACTGCTTCCCAACCACTTGCAGCTGCTGCATCAGCTCCGTTGGAATCCCGTGGTTGACCACCTGAAAAACTCCCCACTCTTGGCTCGCTTCCGTCACCTCACGCACTACGAACTCTTCATCAGAAACGCTTAGATCAACCACGGGAATGTCCAGTCCCAGGACACCCCCAAGAGTTGAGCTCACCAATTGCCTACACAAAGACGGGAGAGACGAAGGAGATGTGTTGTGGTTTCTCTCGTCTTCCATGGCTTCACTCTAGTATGAAACGGAGAAGAGAAGCCTTTAAGTATAtatcttgtattttttattcttaaagagttttatattagatttaatatgataatatctcaataatatttctaaacacatcaaattacatttaaaaattatatattcaattttattaataaattatatttaaaggaaaaaattgCCAACCTCTCTacaaaagacataaaaaaaagaattcaatcGAAGTAtgattcaaattttcttttgtattagacattttgtaaaaattgtattaaattgcTAGGGGTATTAAACTGCATGTTGTATATAAATNccttttttttttttttttttttttgataaatatctCTTGTCGCATCTCGATCGTAGATGGAGCCATTACTCGGACGTATAACTTATAAATATCAACAAACCAAGTAGTCAACTAGTAGTTGGTAAACGCTGCCACAGCCTAATAATTGTTCTCTGCCATGAAAAACGCAGTGGGTCCATCGTATAATTGAGATATAAGATCAAATGTCTACATCACATTggacaaaattacaataaactTGCATGTTGCAATCAAACAGAGAGTGCATGAATTAGTCTAGAGCACAGTTTAGGCAGCTGTATCGAGGCCACTTAGGTGCTAGGCGCCCAAATCATAAACCGTGGCGactatatacgtaattatacgGTTCTGTTATATTAAGCAGACTTGTAGACGAATTTAAAGGGTTAACTACATATCAACTTGTTAACATCATCCAAACCTCATCGACAATCATTCTCTGCTTGGTTGAGACCATCTATGGTTTTGGATAGACCCCTCCACCTTaattaactaaacaaaattgaCACATCTTCGTCTTAATTAGTCAAACCTAGTTTTTGTCTTTCTACTATGCAGAGTAACACTttgtaataaaatcttttagaaaaccaaacccaaacaaaCTACTTTAGTTTAatcataaaaagtaataaacacTTAACGTTTCcacatatatagtatatatatttctgttccCTAAATAGTTTAATGCACCATATGCACCATGTATAGAAGAAATTAACGAACACGGATTCATATTGGAAACCCTCAAACCATATTATCATATATTGCATTTATAGAAActccaaaagaagaaagaacaattaTCAACGAACACATTGATACTATCACTTGAAACAATATATCATCCTTTATTATGACATCGATCGTTGGATGATACTCaatttgtttcttggttttgaGGGTTTTCAGTAGACTGGAAGATCTTCGAGCGCCCAACCTTTTATCTTCTGGTCAATATAGTCTTTATATATTAGAGTCTCGAATTTAGGAGGATTATCGTCTCCGGTAAGCTCCGGCAAAGGTCCGACGGACATATCATCCCTAGGTGCAACAAAAACAGGCCAAGAAATCCTCAATTTTTCCCTATCTGTCTTTGCTCTATGAAACACGTTCTTGAACCTCCCGTTGGTCATCCTCTGCAATTAATTTGAATCTACAAATCAAACCACAAAACATTTGCAAAtcccaagtaaaaaaaaaaagtcaactatACCATGAGTTGATCGCCGATGATAACAACAACGGCAGAGTCGACGTAGTTAAGGTCAAACCATTGTTCGTCCTTGAAGGCTTGAAGTCCAGGAACCTCATGGGGGACAAGGAGTGCGATTGCACCCATATCACTATGCGCCGCAGCTCCTATGGTTAATTCCGAATGTTGAGTTGGCGGATAGAAATTGATCCTAAGCACATACTCTGCCGTATCGCCACCTATAC from Camelina sativa cultivar DH55 chromosome 2, Cs, whole genome shotgun sequence includes the following:
- the LOC104741572 gene encoding probable flavonol synthase 5, coding for MEDERKNNTSSSSLPSLCKQLASSTLRGSLELDIPVVDLSVSDEELLVREVTKASEEWGVFQVVNHGIPTELMRQLQVVGKQFFDLPEAEKEAVAKEEDFEGYKRNYLEGIRAWDEHLFHRLSPPSIINYKDWPKNPPQYREVNEEYTRHMKKLTEKILGWLSEGLGLPRVALTQSLGGEMAEYVIRVNYYPPSRESELALGAAVHTDIGAITLLAPNEVPGLQVFKDEQWLDVKYINSAVVVIIGDQLMRMSNGRFKNVVHRATLDKENLRISWPVFVAPRGDLLVGPLPELTGDESPPKFESVVYKDYLHQTIKNWTLDKLPLY